Proteins from a genomic interval of Bradyrhizobium sp. CCGB01:
- a CDS encoding ABC transporter substrate-binding protein yields MNITRRQALIAGSTLAGASMLSGQLRAETKQVSLAFGPVSPVYAIGMIAELKGYFKDEGLDSKLITGNAGTFGRQTLAAGQALFAHGDASHPLQLSARGKPCKILLATEMVCSYANIMVRQDLYESGINSVEKLAEYKRDGAKPIVAATAIGSGTWVFGTYVFEARGLGDKVNWVAGGGPNTMFPSLQTKQFDAIMAPPSWVVEVDKKGFGKTIYDTSKPGVFEKDFGGTLPVLVIYTLQDTVEQDKAMVQAYVNAIYRAMAFVKATPLADVQALVTPKYFSGIDPDAVSAELGFDKSTWGYDGVIDKAAFERGAKPWYRKGTDIPETKYEDVVDMSFLQAARAKYK; encoded by the coding sequence ATGAACATCACCAGGCGCCAGGCGCTGATCGCAGGCTCCACGTTGGCCGGCGCATCGATGCTGTCCGGGCAGCTCCGCGCCGAGACCAAGCAGGTGTCGCTCGCCTTCGGGCCGGTGTCGCCGGTCTATGCCATCGGCATGATCGCCGAGCTGAAGGGGTACTTCAAAGACGAGGGACTCGACTCCAAACTCATCACCGGCAACGCCGGCACATTCGGTCGCCAGACGCTGGCGGCGGGACAGGCATTGTTCGCGCATGGCGATGCCAGCCATCCGCTCCAGCTCAGCGCGCGCGGCAAGCCCTGCAAGATCCTGCTCGCGACCGAGATGGTGTGCTCTTACGCCAACATCATGGTCCGGCAGGACCTGTACGAGAGCGGCATCAATTCGGTCGAGAAGCTTGCGGAGTACAAGCGAGACGGCGCCAAGCCGATCGTCGCGGCCACCGCGATCGGCTCGGGCACCTGGGTGTTCGGCACCTACGTGTTCGAGGCGCGCGGGCTCGGCGACAAGGTGAACTGGGTCGCCGGCGGCGGGCCCAACACGATGTTTCCGTCGCTGCAGACCAAGCAGTTCGACGCCATCATGGCGCCGCCGAGCTGGGTCGTCGAAGTCGACAAGAAGGGTTTTGGCAAGACGATCTACGACACCTCGAAACCCGGCGTGTTCGAGAAGGATTTTGGCGGAACGCTGCCCGTACTCGTGATCTACACGCTGCAGGACACGGTGGAGCAGGACAAGGCGATGGTGCAGGCCTATGTCAATGCCATCTACCGCGCGATGGCGTTCGTGAAAGCGACGCCGCTGGCGGACGTGCAGGCGCTGGTCACGCCGAAATATTTCTCCGGCATCGACCCCGATGCGGTCAGCGCCGAGCTCGGCTTCGACAAGTCGACCTGGGGCTATGACGGTGTCATCGACAAGGCCGCGTTCGAACGCGGCGCCAAGCCCTGGTACCGCAAGGGCACCGACATTCCCGAGACGAAATACGAGGATGTCGTCGACATGAGCTTCCTCCAGGCGGCCAGGGCGAAATACAAATGA
- a CDS encoding exodeoxyribonuclease VII small subunit, whose amino-acid sequence MAENTQIDVSRLTFERAIEELETIVKRLEDGKVPLEESVTIYERGEALKRRCEELLRQAEARVDKITTDASGQATGTAPLDVQ is encoded by the coding sequence ATGGCCGAAAATACCCAAATCGACGTCTCCAGGCTCACCTTCGAGCGCGCGATCGAGGAACTCGAAACGATCGTGAAGCGGCTCGAGGACGGCAAGGTGCCGCTCGAGGAATCCGTGACGATCTACGAGCGCGGCGAGGCGCTGAAGCGCCGCTGCGAGGAATTGCTGCGCCAGGCCGAGGCGCGAGTCGACAAGATCACCACCGATGCCAGCGGTCAGGCCACCGGAACCGCGCCGCTCGACGTGCAGTAA
- a CDS encoding ABC transporter permease: MSNSRTAVLFWQVAILVLVLVVWQWGFEWSKALLPKAYVPKILDPYFVAKPSLIWQSFLRLGCFADSAGFAACINGSDNNLWLATLVTLKNTWWGFLFGSASGIAAGLVLGRSDFLARVFGPYVVALNSIPRIALVPLVILIFGLGDLSKIATAWLVVFFVVFFNTFEGTRAVDRDQIAAARLLGASEFTVLRTVVIPSALAWVFASLLPAVSFALIGVIVGEFIGAERGLGKLIIEAEARANASEMMVAIFVMMFVGIVLAIAVRSLQSYLLRWQPQFEPSA, encoded by the coding sequence ATGTCCAACAGCCGTACCGCCGTCCTGTTCTGGCAAGTGGCCATCCTCGTACTGGTTCTCGTCGTCTGGCAGTGGGGCTTTGAATGGAGCAAGGCGCTGTTGCCGAAGGCCTATGTGCCGAAAATCCTCGATCCGTATTTCGTCGCCAAGCCATCGCTGATCTGGCAGAGCTTCCTGCGGCTTGGCTGCTTTGCCGATTCCGCCGGCTTTGCCGCCTGCATCAACGGCAGCGACAACAATCTGTGGCTCGCCACGCTCGTCACGCTGAAGAACACCTGGTGGGGATTTCTGTTCGGGTCGGCGAGCGGAATCGCCGCTGGCCTGGTCCTCGGCCGTTCGGACTTCCTTGCCCGCGTGTTCGGGCCCTACGTCGTGGCGCTCAATTCGATACCGCGCATCGCGCTGGTGCCGCTGGTCATCCTGATCTTCGGCCTTGGCGATCTCTCCAAGATTGCCACTGCCTGGCTCGTCGTTTTCTTCGTGGTGTTCTTCAATACCTTTGAGGGAACGCGTGCGGTCGACCGCGACCAGATCGCCGCCGCCCGTCTGCTGGGTGCCAGCGAATTCACCGTGCTGCGCACGGTCGTGATCCCGTCCGCACTGGCCTGGGTGTTCGCGTCGCTGTTGCCGGCCGTATCTTTTGCGCTGATCGGCGTCATCGTCGGCGAATTCATCGGTGCCGAGCGCGGGCTCGGCAAGCTGATCATCGAGGCTGAGGCGCGCGCCAATGCCAGCGAGATGATGGTCGCCATCTTCGTCATGATGTTCGTCGGGATTGTGCTGGCGATCGCCGTGCGTTCGCTGCAGTCCTACCTGCTGCGATGGCAGCCGCAATTCGAGCCGTCGGCCTAG
- a CDS encoding methyltransferase has translation MVERVRIDHVGHRGDGVCLEAGEAIYVPYTLGGETVEVDHVAGNHPDRRKLLAVDVASPDRIEPFCPHFGICGGCAIQHWAPEPYHAWKRGIVVETLAQAGIDCEVAPLVDAHGAGRRRVTLHGRFGTHDVLKVGFSAASSHDVIPIHRCPILDPGLEGALDAAWALAEPLTSRMPVTKPLDIQVTATANGLDVDVRGSGPLPTPLVTALSRVAEQHRLARLTRHGELVLQRLPPTVKMGRTDVTLPPGSFLQATVAGEEALASLVAERVGKAKEVLDLFCGVGPFALRLAEKARVTAYDNDAGAVAALVKAARTPGLKPVKAEPRDLFRRPLVPPELRDFDAVVFDPPRQGAQAQALKLAASKVPVVIAVSCNAATFARDARLLIDGGYRIETVVPVDQFRHTPHVELVARFSR, from the coding sequence GTGGTTGAGCGCGTGAGGATCGATCACGTCGGCCATCGCGGCGACGGCGTCTGCCTCGAGGCCGGCGAAGCGATCTACGTGCCCTACACGCTCGGCGGCGAGACCGTCGAGGTCGACCACGTCGCCGGCAACCATCCCGACCGGCGCAAGCTGCTCGCGGTCGATGTCGCCAGCCCCGATCGCATCGAGCCGTTCTGCCCGCATTTCGGCATCTGCGGCGGCTGCGCCATCCAGCACTGGGCGCCCGAACCGTACCACGCCTGGAAGCGCGGCATCGTGGTCGAGACGCTGGCCCAGGCCGGCATCGACTGCGAGGTGGCGCCGCTGGTCGATGCCCATGGCGCGGGCCGCCGGCGCGTCACGCTGCACGGCCGGTTCGGCACGCACGACGTCCTCAAGGTCGGCTTCTCGGCGGCGAGCTCGCACGACGTGATCCCGATCCATCGCTGCCCGATCCTCGATCCCGGGCTCGAGGGTGCGCTCGACGCCGCCTGGGCGCTTGCCGAACCGCTGACGTCCAGAATGCCGGTGACGAAGCCGCTGGACATCCAGGTCACCGCGACCGCCAACGGCCTCGATGTCGACGTCCGCGGCTCCGGCCCGCTGCCGACACCGCTCGTCACTGCACTCTCGCGCGTCGCCGAGCAGCATCGCCTGGCACGGCTGACGCGGCATGGCGAGCTGGTGCTGCAGCGTCTGCCACCGACGGTCAAGATGGGCCGCACTGACGTGACATTGCCGCCGGGCTCGTTCCTGCAGGCAACGGTCGCGGGCGAGGAGGCGCTGGCGTCTCTCGTCGCCGAGCGCGTCGGCAAGGCCAAGGAGGTTCTCGATCTCTTCTGCGGCGTCGGTCCGTTTGCGCTGAGGCTCGCCGAGAAGGCCCGCGTCACCGCCTATGACAACGACGCCGGCGCCGTCGCCGCGCTTGTGAAGGCCGCGCGCACACCCGGGCTGAAGCCGGTCAAGGCCGAGCCGCGCGACCTGTTCCGCCGCCCGCTGGTGCCGCCGGAGCTGCGCGACTTCGACGCCGTGGTGTTCGATCCGCCGCGCCAGGGCGCGCAGGCGCAGGCGCTGAAACTCGCTGCGAGCAAGGTGCCCGTCGTGATCGCGGTGTCCTGCAACGCCGCAACCTTCGCCCGCGACGCGCGGCTCCTCATCGACGGCGGCTACAGGATCGAGACCGTGGTGCCGGTCGACCAGTTCCGCCACACGCCGCATGTCGAGCTGGTGGCCCGATTCAGCCGGTGA
- the dxs gene encoding 1-deoxy-D-xylulose-5-phosphate synthase — protein sequence MNAYSKTPLLDTIQTPDDLRKLKIEQVRQVADELRQETIDAVSVTGGHFGAGLGVVELTTAIHYVFDTPRDRLIWDVGHQAYPHKILTGRRDRIRTLRTGGGLSGFTKRSESDYDPFGAAHSSTSISAGLGMAVARDLSGGKNNVIAVIGDGAMSAGMAYEAMNNAGAMNSRLIVILNDNDMSIAPPVGAMSAYLSRLYSGKTYRTLRDAAKQINKRLPKIIANRANRVEEYSRGFMMDGGTLFEELGFYYVGPIDGHNLDHLLPVLKNVRDMETGPILVHVVTQKGKGYGPAEASADKYHAVVKFDVATGTQAKAKPNAPAYQNVFGQSLVKEAQKDDKIVAITAAMPSGTGVDIFNKAFPDRTFDVGIAEQHAVTFAAGLASEGYKPFCAIYSTFLQRGYDQIVHDVAIQNLPVRFAIDRAGLVGADGATHAGSFDNAYLGCLPNMVIMAAADEAELVHMVATQVAIDDRPSSLRYPRGEGRGIEMPEVGVPLEVGKGRMIRQGSKIALLSFGTRLAECEKAADELAAHGLSTTIADARFMKPLDTELVLKLARDHEILITIEEGSVGGFGSHVAQFLTDQGALDSGMVRFRSMVLPDVFQDHDTPAAMYGRAGLDAKGIVAKVFEALGKDVKTETVKLA from the coding sequence GTGAACGCATACAGTAAAACGCCGCTTCTCGACACCATCCAGACGCCGGATGACCTGCGCAAGCTCAAGATCGAGCAGGTTCGTCAGGTTGCCGACGAGTTGCGGCAGGAGACCATCGACGCCGTCTCGGTGACCGGGGGTCACTTCGGCGCGGGCCTCGGCGTGGTCGAGCTGACCACCGCGATCCATTACGTCTTCGACACGCCGCGCGACCGGCTGATCTGGGACGTCGGCCACCAGGCCTATCCGCACAAGATCCTCACCGGCCGGCGCGACCGCATCCGCACGCTGCGCACCGGCGGCGGCCTGTCCGGCTTCACCAAGCGCAGCGAGAGCGATTACGATCCGTTCGGCGCGGCACATTCCTCGACCTCGATTTCCGCCGGCCTCGGCATGGCGGTCGCGCGTGACCTCTCCGGCGGCAAGAACAACGTTATCGCCGTAATCGGTGACGGCGCGATGTCGGCGGGCATGGCCTATGAAGCCATGAACAACGCCGGTGCGATGAACTCGCGCCTGATCGTGATCCTCAACGACAACGACATGTCGATCGCGCCGCCGGTGGGTGCCATGAGCGCCTATCTGTCGCGGCTCTACTCCGGCAAGACCTATCGCACGCTGCGCGATGCGGCCAAGCAGATCAACAAGCGCCTGCCCAAGATCATCGCCAACCGCGCCAACCGCGTCGAGGAATATTCCCGCGGCTTCATGATGGACGGCGGCACGCTGTTCGAGGAGCTCGGCTTCTATTACGTCGGCCCGATCGACGGCCACAATCTCGACCATCTCCTGCCCGTGCTGAAGAACGTGCGCGACATGGAGACCGGCCCGATCCTGGTCCACGTCGTGACGCAGAAGGGCAAGGGCTATGGCCCGGCGGAAGCCTCCGCCGACAAGTACCACGCCGTCGTCAAGTTCGACGTCGCGACGGGCACCCAGGCCAAGGCCAAGCCGAATGCGCCGGCCTACCAGAACGTGTTCGGCCAGAGCCTCGTCAAGGAAGCCCAGAAGGACGACAAGATCGTCGCCATCACCGCGGCGATGCCGTCCGGCACCGGCGTCGACATCTTCAACAAGGCCTTCCCGGACCGCACCTTCGACGTCGGCATCGCCGAGCAGCACGCGGTGACGTTCGCCGCCGGTCTTGCGAGCGAAGGCTACAAGCCGTTCTGCGCGATCTACTCGACCTTCCTGCAGCGCGGCTACGACCAGATCGTGCACGACGTCGCGATCCAGAACCTGCCGGTCCGCTTCGCCATCGACCGCGCTGGCCTCGTCGGCGCCGACGGCGCGACGCATGCCGGCTCGTTCGACAACGCCTATCTCGGCTGCCTGCCGAACATGGTGATCATGGCGGCGGCGGATGAGGCCGAGCTGGTGCACATGGTGGCGACCCAGGTCGCGATCGACGACCGTCCGAGCTCGCTGCGCTATCCGCGCGGCGAAGGCCGCGGCATCGAGATGCCCGAAGTCGGCGTTCCGCTCGAGGTCGGCAAGGGCCGCATGATCCGCCAGGGCAGCAAGATCGCCCTGCTCTCCTTCGGCACGCGCCTCGCCGAATGCGAGAAGGCGGCCGACGAACTCGCCGCCCACGGCCTCTCGACCACGATCGCGGATGCGCGCTTCATGAAGCCGCTCGACACCGAGCTGGTTCTCAAGCTCGCCCGCGACCACGAGATCCTGATCACGATCGAGGAAGGCTCTGTCGGCGGTTTCGGCTCGCATGTCGCGCAGTTCCTGACCGACCAGGGCGCGCTCGACAGCGGCATGGTGCGCTTCCGCTCCATGGTGCTGCCCGACGTGTTCCAGGACCACGACACGCCGGCCGCGATGTACGGCCGTGCCGGTCTCGACGCCAAGGGCATCGTCGCCAAGGTGTTCGAGGCGCTCGGCAAGGACGTCAAGACCGAGACGGTCAAGCTCGCCTGA
- a CDS encoding nucleoside 2-deoxyribosyltransferase, with protein MKIYLAGPDVFLPDAVEIGRRKAAICAAHGLTGLFPLDNAIDLTAPDASRQIFCGNEAMMDEADVIIANLTPFRGAGADPGTVYELGYMAGRRKFCLAYSNDGAAYADRVGRFVDVTSEDGRLVDAQGLTVEDFGLVDNLMMIHALELHGCPLVTPAQMPIDVWHDLAAFEACVRMAAARLIAP; from the coding sequence ATGAAAATCTATCTGGCAGGTCCCGACGTGTTCCTGCCGGATGCGGTTGAGATCGGCCGGCGCAAGGCCGCGATCTGCGCCGCGCACGGCCTCACCGGCCTCTTCCCCCTCGACAACGCGATCGACCTCACCGCGCCCGACGCCTCGCGGCAGATCTTCTGCGGCAACGAGGCGATGATGGACGAGGCCGATGTCATCATCGCCAATCTCACGCCGTTCCGCGGCGCTGGCGCCGATCCCGGCACGGTCTACGAGCTCGGCTACATGGCCGGCCGCCGCAAGTTCTGTCTGGCCTATTCCAACGACGGCGCCGCCTATGCCGACCGTGTCGGCCGCTTCGTGGACGTGACCTCCGAGGACGGACGGCTGGTCGATGCACAGGGGCTGACGGTCGAGGATTTTGGTCTCGTCGACAACCTCATGATGATCCATGCGCTGGAACTGCACGGCTGCCCGCTGGTGACGCCGGCGCAGATGCCGATTGACGTCTGGCACGATCTGGCCGCGTTCGAGGCTTGCGTCCGGATGGCGGCCGCGCGATTGATCGCACCATAG
- a CDS encoding hydroxymethylglutaryl-CoA lyase, with the protein MAHAPDVLICEVGPRDGLQNLDVFVPTEAKCALIDVIAAAGMREIDAGSFVPPKVVPQFADVDAVMAHALAHKTATIGALVPNVKGAERAIAAGVDAVYFVISASETHNRANVRRSIEEQLEGFRAVRAAIDACPADRRPHLMGAISTSFGCSLEGEVSEAAVCRVARAFAEAGADEIGLADTVGYATPKLIRQIVEAVRRDVGSQMTLRLHLHDTLGAGLANAVAGLEAGIRRFDAAVSGLGGCPFAPGARGNIVTEDLVFMLERMGLSTGIDLDRLMQTREILARHIAARHLTGHLHEAGIPKVLRRAA; encoded by the coding sequence ATGGCGCATGCGCCGGATGTCCTGATTTGCGAGGTCGGCCCTCGCGATGGCCTGCAAAACCTGGACGTGTTCGTTCCCACCGAAGCCAAATGCGCGCTGATCGATGTGATCGCCGCCGCCGGCATGCGCGAGATCGACGCGGGATCCTTCGTGCCGCCGAAGGTCGTGCCGCAATTCGCCGATGTCGACGCGGTGATGGCGCACGCCCTCGCGCACAAGACCGCGACCATCGGTGCACTCGTGCCGAACGTGAAGGGCGCCGAGCGCGCCATCGCCGCCGGTGTCGACGCCGTGTACTTCGTCATCTCCGCCAGCGAGACGCACAACCGCGCCAATGTGCGCCGCTCGATCGAGGAGCAGCTCGAGGGGTTTCGCGCGGTCCGCGCCGCGATCGACGCCTGTCCGGCGGACCGGCGGCCGCACCTGATGGGCGCGATCTCCACCTCCTTCGGCTGCTCGCTGGAAGGCGAAGTGAGTGAAGCGGCGGTGTGCCGGGTCGCGCGCGCCTTTGCCGAAGCCGGCGCCGATGAGATCGGGCTCGCCGACACCGTCGGCTATGCCACCCCGAAACTGATCAGGCAGATCGTCGAAGCCGTCAGGCGCGACGTCGGATCGCAAATGACGCTGCGGCTTCATCTGCACGACACGCTTGGCGCCGGCCTTGCCAATGCCGTCGCCGGCCTCGAAGCCGGGATCCGGCGTTTCGACGCCGCGGTGTCGGGACTTGGCGGCTGCCCCTTCGCTCCCGGTGCCCGCGGCAACATCGTCACTGAGGATCTCGTGTTCATGCTGGAACGCATGGGACTTTCCACCGGCATCGACCTGGACCGCCTGATGCAGACGCGCGAGATTCTGGCCCGCCATATCGCGGCAAGACATCTGACCGGGCACCTGCACGAGGCCGGCATTCCCAAGGTGCTGCGGAGGGCGGCATGA
- a CDS encoding ABC transporter ATP-binding protein, producing MIAAPGPGLTLARNEDERAAPRTRIAVQALAKRFNASGREFVAVDDVSFEVKQGEFVALLGPSGCGKSTILNMVAGLLPRSGGRILIDEDTVETGKVNPRVGYVFQRDTLFPWRTVEQNIGYGLEIAGLPRTERAGRVASAVDKAGLSGFAQSFPRMLSGGMRQRVALMRTLILEPEILLMDEPFGALDTHTKLEMHKTLLEIWERERQTVLFVTHDLGEALTLASRIILLSARPGRLKEDFDVAIPRPRDPVAVRGTAEFGRLYSHIWHSLGEEFRRTRAD from the coding sequence ATGATCGCCGCGCCAGGTCCGGGCCTTACGCTCGCGCGAAACGAGGACGAGAGAGCCGCGCCGCGCACCCGCATCGCGGTGCAAGCTCTCGCCAAACGCTTCAACGCGTCCGGCCGCGAGTTCGTCGCGGTCGACGACGTCTCCTTCGAGGTCAAGCAGGGTGAATTCGTCGCGCTGCTCGGTCCTTCCGGCTGCGGCAAGAGCACCATCCTCAACATGGTCGCGGGACTGTTGCCGCGCTCGGGCGGACGCATCCTGATCGATGAGGACACGGTCGAGACCGGCAAGGTCAACCCCAGGGTCGGCTATGTCTTCCAGCGCGACACGCTGTTTCCCTGGCGAACCGTGGAGCAGAACATCGGCTATGGGCTGGAGATCGCGGGGCTGCCTAGGACCGAGCGCGCCGGGCGCGTCGCCTCGGCCGTCGACAAGGCCGGGCTCTCGGGTTTTGCGCAGAGCTTTCCCCGCATGCTGTCCGGCGGCATGCGCCAGCGCGTCGCCTTGATGCGTACGCTGATCCTGGAGCCCGAGATCCTGCTGATGGACGAGCCGTTCGGCGCGCTCGACACCCACACCAAGCTCGAGATGCACAAGACGCTGCTGGAGATCTGGGAACGCGAGCGGCAGACTGTGCTGTTCGTGACCCACGATCTCGGCGAAGCCTTGACGCTGGCGAGCCGCATCATCCTGCTCTCGGCGCGGCCCGGCAGGCTCAAGGAAGACTTCGACGTCGCCATCCCGCGGCCGCGCGATCCCGTGGCCGTGCGCGGGACCGCCGAATTCGGCCGCCTCTACTCTCACATCTGGCATTCCCTCGGCGAGGAATTCCGCCGCACCAGGGCCGACTGA
- a CDS encoding CaiB/BaiF CoA-transferase family protein: MTVAAETVSELRPLAGIRVIEFSQMVMGPSCGLILADLGADVIKVEPPKGDRTRYFKGPAAGFFATYSRNKRSIALDTSTAEGQNIARRLIEDSDVLIENFRPGLLKRIGLDYESVAAFAPRLIYCSLKGYLPGPYENRLALDEVVQMMGGLAYMTGLPDRPMRAGASVNDVMGGMFGVIAIQAALAERQRTGRGRYIQSALYENNVFLMAQAMMCEVVSGQPSIPYSIKDSPWPVYDLFDTRDGSKLFVTIVGEEQWEAFCRAFDRESWLGDPRFATSNDRVDHRGWLIPEIAKIFKQWDKADLAARLDQLDLPYAPVNKPGDLFDDPHLNQSGGLTDIHLPDGGEAKTPLLPISMDGRRLPNRYDPPQIGEQTREILTEIGMSSSEIETLQRAGTIRIAPTPS, from the coding sequence ATGACGGTCGCGGCCGAGACGGTATCGGAGCTGCGTCCGCTCGCCGGCATTCGTGTCATCGAGTTCAGCCAGATGGTGATGGGGCCGAGTTGTGGCTTGATCCTCGCCGATCTCGGCGCCGACGTGATCAAGGTCGAACCGCCCAAGGGCGACCGCACCCGCTATTTCAAGGGTCCCGCGGCCGGCTTCTTCGCCACCTACAGCCGCAACAAGCGCAGCATCGCGTTGGACACGTCGACCGCGGAAGGCCAGAACATCGCGCGGCGGCTGATCGAGGACAGCGACGTCCTGATCGAGAATTTCCGGCCCGGCCTGCTGAAGCGGATCGGTCTCGATTACGAGTCGGTTGCCGCTTTTGCGCCACGCCTGATCTACTGCTCGCTCAAGGGCTATCTGCCCGGCCCCTACGAGAACCGCCTCGCGCTCGACGAGGTCGTGCAGATGATGGGCGGTCTCGCCTACATGACCGGCTTGCCGGACCGGCCGATGCGCGCCGGCGCCTCGGTCAACGACGTCATGGGCGGCATGTTCGGCGTGATCGCGATCCAGGCCGCACTGGCCGAGAGGCAGCGCACCGGCCGCGGCCGCTACATCCAGAGTGCGCTCTACGAGAACAACGTGTTCCTGATGGCGCAGGCCATGATGTGCGAGGTGGTCAGCGGCCAACCCTCGATCCCGTATTCCATCAAGGACAGTCCCTGGCCGGTCTACGATCTCTTCGACACCAGGGACGGCTCGAAGCTGTTCGTCACCATCGTCGGTGAGGAGCAGTGGGAGGCGTTCTGCCGCGCCTTCGATCGCGAATCCTGGCTTGGCGATCCGCGCTTTGCGACCAGCAACGATCGTGTCGACCATCGCGGCTGGCTGATCCCCGAGATCGCCAAGATCTTCAAGCAATGGGACAAGGCCGATCTCGCTGCGCGCCTCGATCAGCTCGATCTGCCCTACGCGCCGGTGAACAAGCCCGGCGATCTCTTCGATGACCCGCATCTGAACCAGTCGGGCGGGCTGACCGACATTCACCTGCCCGATGGCGGCGAGGCGAAGACACCGCTGTTGCCGATCTCCATGGACGGCCGCCGCCTGCCCAACCGCTACGACCCGCCGCAGATCGGCGAGCAGACGCGCGAGATCCTGACCGAGATCGGCATGTCGTCGAGCGAAATCGAAACGCTGCAGAGAGCAGGAACGATCCGGATTGCGCCAACGCCGTCCTGA
- a CDS encoding TlyA family RNA methyltransferase, whose translation MSPARKRADVLLVERGLFESRARARAAIEAGLVTADGKQVAKPSETIAEDAVIQAEPAQPYVSRGGVKLAGALERYSIEIEDHVCLDVGASTGGFTEVLLANGASLVFAIDVGTSQLHPSLRDHPKIVSMEETDIRSYDGKRLPARPDVVVIDVSFISLKTVLPVALSLAAAPMSLLALIKPQFEAERKHNKKGIIRDAAVHREICDDIAAFAASLGCTDIEVFPSPITGGDGNVEFFLGARRG comes from the coding sequence ATGTCCCCTGCCCGCAAACGTGCGGATGTGTTGCTGGTCGAGCGCGGCCTGTTCGAGAGCCGGGCGCGGGCGCGCGCGGCGATCGAGGCCGGGCTCGTCACCGCCGACGGCAAGCAGGTCGCAAAACCCTCGGAGACGATCGCCGAGGACGCGGTGATCCAGGCCGAGCCGGCGCAACCTTACGTCTCCCGTGGCGGCGTCAAGCTCGCCGGCGCGCTGGAGCGCTACAGCATCGAGATCGAGGACCATGTCTGCCTCGACGTCGGCGCTTCCACCGGCGGCTTCACCGAGGTGCTGCTGGCGAACGGCGCCAGCCTGGTGTTCGCAATCGATGTCGGCACCAGCCAGTTGCATCCCTCGCTGCGCGACCATCCCAAGATCGTGTCGATGGAGGAGACCGACATCCGCAGCTATGACGGCAAGCGGCTGCCGGCGCGGCCCGATGTCGTCGTCATCGATGTCAGCTTCATCTCGCTCAAGACGGTGCTGCCCGTGGCGCTGTCGCTGGCAGCGGCGCCGATGAGCCTGCTGGCGCTGATCAAGCCGCAGTTCGAGGCCGAGCGGAAGCACAACAAGAAGGGCATCATCCGCGACGCCGCCGTGCACCGGGAGATCTGCGACGACATCGCGGCCTTCGCCGCCTCGCTCGGCTGCACCGATATCGAGGTGTTCCCCTCCCCGATCACGGGCGGCGACGGCAATGTCGAATTCTTCCTGGGCGCGCGCCGTGGTTGA
- a CDS encoding histone deacetylase family protein: MSTLLLSHKACLDHVTPPGHPERPDRLRAVEEALSHERFQFLVRDQAPEGDLDLVTLCHNEHYVTELRHIAPTSGQVYIDGDTSMSPGTWEAVMRGVGGAVAATEAVMNGEHRNAFVAVRPPGHHAEIGKPMGFCFFDNVAIAARHAQRKYGIKRAAIVDFDVHHGNGTQDIFWSDPTVMYCSTHQMPLFPGTGAKGERGEHDTIVNAPLASEDGGPEFRAAFEHLILPQLEKFSPELVIISAGFDAHHRDPLASLNLRAEDYTWVTRKLMDLADKSAGGRVVSVLEGGYDLQGLKESVTAHVGALMGA, encoded by the coding sequence ATGAGCACGCTTCTCCTCTCCCACAAGGCCTGCCTCGACCACGTCACGCCGCCCGGACACCCCGAAAGACCCGACCGCCTGCGGGCGGTCGAAGAAGCGCTATCGCACGAGCGCTTCCAGTTCCTGGTGCGCGACCAGGCGCCGGAAGGCGATCTCGATCTCGTCACGCTCTGCCACAACGAGCATTACGTCACCGAGCTGCGCCACATCGCGCCGACCAGCGGTCAGGTCTATATCGACGGCGACACCTCGATGTCGCCGGGCACGTGGGAAGCGGTCATGCGCGGCGTCGGCGGCGCGGTGGCCGCGACCGAAGCCGTGATGAATGGCGAGCATCGCAACGCCTTCGTCGCGGTGCGCCCGCCCGGGCACCACGCCGAGATCGGCAAGCCGATGGGCTTCTGCTTCTTCGACAATGTCGCGATCGCCGCGCGTCATGCGCAGCGCAAATACGGCATCAAGCGTGCGGCCATCGTCGATTTCGACGTGCATCACGGCAACGGCACGCAGGACATCTTCTGGTCGGACCCGACCGTGATGTACTGCTCGACGCATCAGATGCCACTGTTTCCGGGTACCGGTGCGAAGGGTGAGCGCGGCGAGCACGACACCATCGTCAATGCGCCGCTCGCCTCCGAAGACGGCGGACCCGAGTTCCGCGCCGCGTTCGAGCATCTGATCCTGCCGCAGCTCGAAAAATTCAGCCCCGAGCTTGTCATCATCTCCGCGGGCTTCGATGCGCATCACCGCGATCCGCTGGCCTCGCTGAATTTGCGCGCGGAGGACTACACCTGGGTCACGCGCAAGCTGATGGACCTTGCCGACAAGAGCGCCGGAGGGCGCGTTGTCTCCGTGCTCGAGGGCGGCTATGACCTGCAAGGATTGAAAGAATCTGTTACGGCGCATGTCGGCGCCCTGATGGGCGCCTGA